The genome window GTTAAGCTTATCTTCAAGCTTTCCGCTTTGTATGCCGGTAATGGAATCATACAGTTTCTGGGAAATCTCACCTATTTTGAAATCGTTTACTGTTATTTTGTTATCATTCCAGTTGAGTTCGCCGACAGGGGAGACAACTGCAGCCGTACCTGTTCCAAAAACTTCTTCAAGTGCTCCATTTGCGTGAGCATCATAAACTTCCTGAATGGTTATGCGCTTTTCTGTGACTTTAACACCCCAGGATTTTAAAAGCTGGATAACGGAATCCCGTGTTATACCTGGTAAAATGCTTCCTTCCAGTGAAGGAGTAATGATCTCCCCGTTTATTTTGAAGAAGATATTCATAGCTCCTACTTCTTCAATATATTTTCTTTCTACACCATCAAGCCACAAGACTTGAATATAACCTTTTTGAGAAGCTTCCGACTGAGCTTTCAGACTTGCAGCATAGTTTCCACAAGTTTTTGCAAACCCTGTTCCGCCTTTTACTGCTCTCACATATTCGCTCTCGACAAAAATCTTTACGGGACTGAGTCCTGTGGGGTAGTATGCACCCACTGGGGATAGAATAACGATGAACTTATATGTGTGGGAAGGATGAACACCAAGAAAAGGATCTACTGCAAAAATAAAAGGTCTTATATAAAGTGAAGTACCGGGAGCAGAAGGTATCCAATCACTGTCTAGTTTTACAAGGGTCTTTATTGCTTCTATACAGAATTCTACATCTATCTGAGGCATACACATTCTTTCATTTGTAGAATTTATTCTGTCCATGTTTTTACCAGGTCTGAAAAGAAGTATCCTTCCATCTTCTGTTTTATATGCCTTCAGCCCCTCAAAAATGGATTGACCATAGTGCAATGCAGCAGTCGCAGGGTCGAGTTCCAAAGGACCATATGGGATTATTCTGGCATCATGCCATCCCTTACCTTCCGTATAGTCCATAATAAACATATGATCCGTAAAATACTTTCCAAATCCGAGGCTATTTGGGTCAGGCTTTTGTTTTGGATTTTTGTTTTTTTCAATTCTAATCTCTAAAGACATAGTTTAAACCCCTTTCAATTTGAATTTTAAATAAGGAATGCAATTGAAGCCGATACTAGCAATCATCTACAATACCAATGCCAGCAACAACCATAACCGTTTAAAATTCTCTGCGTTTTCTTATTCATTTTATTATGCAACTTTTTGTTGGAAAAATCCAGACCTTTTTCATCAAATTTTCTGGTTTTGATTGGTTTGCGGTATAAATCGCATATATAAATGCTTATCCTTGTTCCCAGATGGATTCTATCGAATAAATGCTTGAGCATTTCTTATGATATTTACCCCTTTTATCCAAAAGTTCCGGTACTTATTGCTATAAACAGCTTATTTTGTTATTATTATGAACAGGATTATTATATTTTAGATGATTCCTTTTTTTTCACATGATTTTGTAAATCATTTTTGCTTTTTTTCACAAAATATTAGTAAAATATTTTTGGAGGATACACATGTTTAAAAAATTATACCCTGATCTGATTGTTGACAGGATACAGGATATAGAGCTGGAAACCTTGATCAAAAAGAATATAAAAGGCTTGATCCTGGATATAGACAATACTTTGGTACCCCAACATATGAAGGAAGCTGATGAAAATGCAGTCAGATGGATTGAAAAGGTCCGTAAGGCAGGTTTTAAGACATGTATAGTTTCAAATGCTTCAGAAAAAAGAGTAATTAAGTTTAATGAAAGACTTAAGGTTTTTGCAATACATAGGGCTTCAAAGCCGGGAACAAAAGCATTTATGAGAGCTGCAAGACTTATGGATATAAAAATAAGCGAAGCAGCTGTTATAGGAGATCAGATTTTTACAGACGTGTATGGGGGAAATAAAGCGGGGGCTTTTACCGTACTTGTAAAGCCTATAGATAAGAAGGAGTTTGTTTTTGTCAGATTTAA of Clostridia bacterium contains these proteins:
- a CDS encoding branched-chain amino acid aminotransferase; this encodes MSLEIRIEKNKNPKQKPDPNSLGFGKYFTDHMFIMDYTEGKGWHDARIIPYGPLELDPATAALHYGQSIFEGLKAYKTEDGRILLFRPGKNMDRINSTNERMCMPQIDVEFCIEAIKTLVKLDSDWIPSAPGTSLYIRPFIFAVDPFLGVHPSHTYKFIVILSPVGAYYPTGLSPVKIFVESEYVRAVKGGTGFAKTCGNYAASLKAQSEASQKGYIQVLWLDGVERKYIEEVGAMNIFFKINGEIITPSLEGSILPGITRDSVIQLLKSWGVKVTEKRITIQEVYDAHANGALEEVFGTGTAAVVSPVGELNWNDNKITVNDFKIGEISQKLYDSITGIQSGKLEDKLNWTVKVI
- a CDS encoding YqeG family HAD IIIA-type phosphatase, with protein sequence MFKKLYPDLIVDRIQDIELETLIKKNIKGLILDIDNTLVPQHMKEADENAVRWIEKVRKAGFKTCIVSNASEKRVIKFNERLKVFAIHRASKPGTKAFMRAARLMDIKISEAAVIGDQIFTDVYGGNKAGAFTVLVKPIDKKEFVFVRFKRIFEKPVLMSYRRKYHKKR